The Silurus meridionalis isolate SWU-2019-XX chromosome 26, ASM1480568v1, whole genome shotgun sequence region TTAGCAGCATGCACAGTTAAAAAGGAAAAGCAGGAGTTTGGCACTGCAGCACGAGGGTGAGAGCGCAGTGAGCCTCAGTGGCCACTGGGGGATGATCGAGCTCTGTCAGCTCCGGTCGTGGCCGCGCAAGGGTCCTCGGCGATAATAGGCGCGCGCGCTCTACGGTAAAACGGGCGAGAGCGAGCGGCGGCAGACGCGCGGCGCGGCGCGTCCACTCACCCAAGATTATTTCAGATGACATTATTCAACTTTTGTTTCATATCGCTGCTGCTCGGATTTATCCGTGCGCTCCGAATGGCACGAGTGATCTGAAGGTTAGGTGCATCTTTGCTTCTTGCGGTgcgtttttattgtttgttgtgCCTTGGAAGATGTGATGTGCAGGTGATGCGAGATCCTGTTGCAACCCCAAAGTGGCAAGGTCCTGTTGGATGCGACCTCGACTCTTGAGGATGACATGTTCTCTCGCTGCGTGCGTCGTATGGGTTTAGGATGTCCAGAGCAGGCGGGGATTTTTGGGCAAACCTGGGATTTACATCCTCACCTATAGCTACGGCGTATTATGTTGGAGGTGGAAGCCAAGCAAACATTCTCCGGTTTTTTCCTCATGTAAGTGGTGTGAACGGAGGGAAAGGCGTGTGGCGAGTGCTTAGGATTAATCCCCTATGGAATTGTCTCTCTGTAATAATCACGTATTGTCTCCTGTTGCAGTGCAGGCCTGTAACTGCTATATCCACGCACtgttataatacataatatctataatatatgtgtaaatattatttCTAAAACTGTTCCAGTATTGAGCTGTCATGTTAATATTAGTgtggatatttttttctttttattctgagAGGTGGGAGGGGATGAGTGCAGTCTataacatgtttgtttttgtgcccTTTGCAGCTGTCGCTGGCGTCAAAATAATTCCGTGATTCATCTGTAGCCAGTGGAGGGGCAGAGGACAGAACAGCAccccaccacctccacctccacctccaccaccacctcacaCCCTCCTCTTTTATCCCAAACATTGCAACCACGGATCACTAACAGAACTCAAAGTGgcttctttataaaaaataaaaaggcaccTCAGGTGGCGGTGAAAGGCGAAGACATCATTTACTCTTGGAACAATGTTATGGAGGACTTAAAAGACCTTTCTTTTTGGACCCGGATGCAACACAATAGGCATACAGGTTCCTTCAAATTTACGCACCTGGACTCTATGGACTCAGCTGAAGAATATCAGTGAATGTTGCATGACCATGAAATGAAACTGTAAACACCTTGCATGTTGTGAggtttttttccaaatttttttatttatttatttattttttttgccgcCTCAGTGGACTTACATCTTCCTCAAGCCTCGTTGTGGCGTTCCAAGTGCATTTATGGACATTGCTGCACTCACTTGAGGTCTTGTCCAATAACTGTATTGAACTGTACGGTTACAAACCCACGCACCAAAATGGAGTTTGCTATGGTCGGAGCAGACAGCAGCGGGTGCAATCCCCACATGCCGTACGGATATGCACAAGCTCGCGCCagggagagagagcgcgagcgAGAAAGGCATTCACGCGCAGCGGCGGCGGCAGCTGCGGCGTCCGAGCCCAGTGCAGCAGGAGACGGAGGTGGCGGCGgcggtggtggaggtggtggtggtggtggtggcggcgGCTCGTGCGCACACCCCTACGGTCAGCCATATCCGACTCGCACCGCCTCCTCTACTAATGCCAACCATGGAAGCGGAGGGACTGCTTCGcgcccctcctcctcctcctccacgcAGCAGGCGCAACAGCAGTACGAGTCGCAGCAGCAACTTCTGAGAGAGCGCAAAAAGCAGAGAGGAGTCGCGCGCTGGAGGCGGCACCGCGCGGCTCTCGGTGGGGACCTGCGCCACTCGGAGTTGGCGCTTCTCGGATCCGAGGAGGACGTTATGATAGAAGAGGACGAGGAGGCCGAGGGCGACGAGGAAGACGACGACGGGGGAAGCAAGAGGTCCAGTTTTATCTATACCATGGACGACGAGGAGACGGCGTCTCTCACGGACAGGCGTCCGCAGTCTGGATACGAGAACGTCTACAGCGAGTATGGCTGCTGCGAGAGAGTCGTGATCAACGTGTCCGGGCTGAAGTTTGAAACTCAGCTCAAGACCCTCGCGCAGTTTCCTGACACGCTCTTGGGAGACCCCTCCAAGCGGATCAGGTACTTCGACCCACTGCGCAACGAGTACTTTTTTGACAGAAACCGACCGAGTTTCGACGCCATTCTGTATTTCTATCAGTCAGGGGGACGGTTAAAGAGACCCGCCAATGTACCTTTCGACATCTTCACCGAAGAGGTCAAGTTCTACGAACTTGGCGAGGAGGCCATGATGAAGTTCCGCGAGGACGAGGGGTTCGTCAAGGAGGAGGAAAAAGCGCTGCCGGAGGACGAATTCAAGCggcagatttggctcctgtttGAGTACCCCGAGAGCTCGAGCCCTGCTAGAGGCATTGCAGTGGTGTCCGTGTTGGTTATCGTCATATCAATAGTTATTTTCTGTTTGGAAACCTTACCAGAATTCAGGGACGACAAAGATTTCCTTAGCCCAGGTAAAAACTTGACGCACACAGACAACGGATTTACGCCCTTCAACGACCCGTTTTTCATTGTGGAGACCGTATGCATTATCTGGTTCTCGTTTGAGATCATAGTGCGCTTTTTTGCCAGTCCGAGCAAAGCCTCCTTCTTCAAAAACATTATGAACTTTATAGACATTGTCTCCATTTTGCCTTATTTCATAACTCTTGGCACGGACCTTGCGCAACAGCAAGGGAACGGGCAACAGGCCATGAGCTTTGCCATTCTGAGAATAATACGACTGGTCAGGGTTTTCCGGATCTTCAAGCTTTCCCGACACTCCAAAGGACTCCAAATTCTCGGGCACACTTTGCGCGCGAGCATGCGCGAGCTGGCGCTGCTCATATTCTTCCTCGTGATTGGGGTAGTGCTCTTCTCCAGCGCCGTGTACTTCGCTGAAGCAGATGAACCCAAGTCACAGTTCACGAGCATCCCGGACGCCTTCTGGTGGGCCGTCGTCACAATGACGACCGTAGGCTATGGAGACATGAAGCCCATAACTGTGGGTGGAAAGATAGTAGGCTCGCTATGCGCCATTGCCGGCGTCCTGACCATTGCGCTCCCGGTACCAGTCATCGTCTCCAACTTTAATTACTTCTACCACAGGGAGACTGATAATGAGGACCAGACACCTGTGGTCGAGTACCCGCCCACGGGATGCCCGTATTTCCCGGATTTCCTGAAAAAGTTTAAAGGATCTCAGTCTGGGTCGTCACTGGGTGACAAAGCTGCCGAGTACATGGAGATGGAAGAAGGTGTGACGGAGTCACTTTGCGGTCTAGACAAGCAAAGTCCGAGTAGAGGGAACGGAACTGACATTGGCAGGAGAAACAGTACACAGTCAAGAAGCATACAGACAGATGTATGATTATAAATCTCACCCTGATGACTTTCTATGGAGGGTTTCGTGAAGATGATTGCACAATTCACTTATCAGCACACATGCACGCCCGAGTGCGCAAGCTGCGCGCGCTCGGACGCACACTCCCCCCACACACAACCGCGCGCATTACCAGACATGCACAAAATGCAGCaggcacgcacgcacgcacgcaggCACACGTTTTTATTTCCTATGGACCTAGGCTGAAACAGTGTTTGCAATGTggctactgtttttttttagacaaacaCATCCTGTACTCGAATAACAGGCGACGCAAAAATCACCAGCTTTACCCAACCTAGGAAGGTGTGAGTTTTGGCCCATTTACACTGTAGGCAGAATTTTtttccagttaaaaaaaatacagaaaggaACAAACAAGTATTTTTTGCATAGGCACTTTATAAGTTACATATTGTCAGAAGACGTCAATGTTAGAGCAAGAAGCGAGCTGTTAATGTGAGGTTGTTATGCAATAAAGTTGAAATCATTTGCACTATCATTAAATATGTTCTATTCTCAAATCAAAGAAAAGCAGAGATGACCAGATACacgtctgagagagagagagagagagagagagagagagagagatattcaATAACTATTTAGTAACAGCTGTTGTGAAGGACATGCACAGTTACACATCGTCTCATGTTTTATGAAAACTCAGCAAATTAGACGCCACAATAAACTGCCCTAACTTCATTATGCCACAAAATTAAACGTCAGaaccatttaattattttatgagCGTCGAACAAATCagttatttttccattttgccaCAAATTCTGGGATTAAACACCTAAGTGTAGATGTCACCCCGTAGACATAACTAGGCCAAAATACCGGTATTGCATCTCAAAATGAATATCATGCACAAGTGTCTCTGACGCCATGGCTGGGAAGGGACAGTCCTGTCATTTGGGTCATAGTGCTGCCACGGGAATAcgtctttttaaattattttcaaaagGGAATGCGTCATGCAACTGTTTACTTTGCGTCCCTTTAACCAAAATGACAATGCATCCCTTTACAAGGACGCCGACGGGGGGAACAAATCAAAAGCTTTCGTGGAAACATGAACTGGCGCTCCGCACTTGTGCTTTTGGTGGACtttatgcacaaaaaaaaccccaccaccTCTGGATGGAAAACTGGTCTTCCAGGAGCTCGCAGGGACCACATGGCCTCACCGGAGCGCCTCACTGTGCAAGGTAAGCAGTCTAAATGTGGGTCCTGAATAGATGTAAAGTTTACACAATGCATTGATATTGTCTCGAATTGTGAAAGGAATCAAAATCAGAAAATTCAGCACATTGCACGTTCACGCGTCGGGGTGTACGCGCATGCGTCAGTGCGCTTTTGGTTCCTGTAGCTGGGTGACGCTGCGCGCTCGTGCTGGAACAGGCGCTATGGAGCAGTGTTCAGTGACACTAAGACTAGGATATGTTCATGGCACGATATAGAAAACAAAGTAAGatacatcaataaaaataagtatattaaatataaatacaaaacaaatactgTGCCCAGAAGTTTCACAATGTGAACGTTTTAATGTTCTTAACAATTAATTGGTTAATTGAACAAATGCCCTACTTAAACCTCATGTGCCACTATTTGCTTGTTTACGTTTGCTGCAGTGAACTTTAAACTCCTCCTGAAACCATCAACATTGAATGGAAAAACCCTGTCAACTTTCTGTAACCAGATGTCAAGTTTACCCACAAGCTGTAAACATTCAAAGAAATGAATGGAAAAGCGTTAATATGCTAATTTACTTTACCCATTTGTTTAATATTGCTCATTTTCAaaccaatgatttgttgttaagatAATTAAAAGCCTAATATTTTAAAAGCGAAAATGCCTCCCCCCCAGCCGTGCTCAGtagtgaattatttaaaaaatcatcagatacacaggggaaaaaaatcaattttgaaatgtaattttttacacatattGCAATGAAGCATTTAGCAAACCTCTAGAATACAGATTCCCAGTCCTGGTCCTGGAGTATAAATAGATTTCTCTGTTTCCAACACAACTTGTTCCAAGCATTAGCTAATTAATATCCCTTCTATGTGTCTGTTAGATGGGTGGAAACACCAAAAATGTGGGACAGAGAATACTTAAGGATCATGGATACAAACCTATGCTCaacatgatgtttttttcccctctgtagaacatgtcCTTACTTGGTTGCCTTGGTAACAGAGAGTCGCCCTTCCTGCCTCATTAACTCAAGTCTCAAGTTTCTTGCTTAAACTGTGCAGTCTATCAGTTGCCACACAGATCCATTGTTGTCAAAGTTGATTAATTGCTCCTAGATGACATAACTAATATTACAATTAAGTAGCCCATTAACCCTTCACATGGAAGAAAAATACACAGACGGGTTAATCACATCGAATGCTGGCATTAAACCAGAGAAGTAGACTTAGTGTTTGGGTCAGATTACAAAAGCAATCCATTTCCACTTGTACTTGAGCCACCGATGATAGGAATCATTTAATGTAATCAGACCATAGAGCCCGTGTGCTGCTCCTGTTAATGAAGAGGCTATTCCTTCGTGAAAAGCAACTGTATCCTTTATAACCCATGCTTAACCACAAAAGCAGCTGACCAAGAACACATTACTGGAGATCTAGCACATGTGAACAGgatttctaaaaataaacacagccaTGAATTATACTCAAGGATCCTTTTATTGTATTCCAACATTATCTTAATTCATACAACACTAATTGTCATGTAGAAAGAATTAATTAAACATCTTACTATATAATCTAAAATACTGTAAACAGGTTACAGTTAACAGGTATAAAAAAGGTTATGCTTTGTATGTTTTGGAGTATTTTATCATTACTGAGTGCACAAGGTAAAACAATGTGAATGTGAAGTGTTTTACTTTGCACTACATGTTACAGTCTGAATATTTATTAGCACCTTTGGTAACTGGTTTATCCCAGTCATTGTGAATTCAGAGCCTATCCTAATAATGCTGGAAGTAAGGCAGGAATAAAGCCTAAAAGGGATGCTAGACATCACATTATCACTAACTAATTCACTTAATAGAATGTTTTGGAAAGCAGAATGACATGGAGAAACCAGGAAGAAACCTACTGAATGTAATGTGATGTGTTATGAAACATACAACTTACAGTATTTTCATAAGTAAGTGGAGTTTGGGGTTGAAGTAGTTTTAAGCAGATTTCTAAATGTTTGACTGCTATTATACAACCGTTAACAAGTGGCAAAGTCATGTAGTATTGGTAATACAGTGATTATGAGATTTTTGGATGTCGTTTAGTGTTCACTTGGCTCAGGATTGAGCTTGGAATCGAATTTGAGTCAGATTTGAAGCACAGTCTCTGTTTTTTAGCTGCATTGATATCGTATTGTAATTTACTGCATGTCATGGCTTGCGCCCAACGCTGTCAGTAACTTGGCTTCACTACACATTTAAAAACCATGTAAACAAGATATATAGATGCTCTGCTTGGCATTCACCATATGTAATGCAGCATCACAAGTGCCTTCTAAAAAAACAGCGTTCAAGCCAAGTGGCCCTTATTTCCTGAGATGTTGTTCTGGTGCTGTCATAAAGACAAATGTTGTTTACATCAATTTGTGTTTATGAGGGGTAAAATGACAGTGTAATGGCATAGCAGGTTAAGTGTTCGCATTACTCTTGCCAAGTTTCTGATGCCATTGTGTGTAAAACCTCTCTTTATCTTGCTTTGGGTGTACTGGACCAGGGTCCACTGTCTGCATTAGACATTGATTCATCAGGGTTTAATATTGATCACACATATTGTATAAACTCAGACTACTTACCAGTATGAGAATAAAAAAGGACTGCTTAAGCATGAGGAGGATTGGCAAAAATGGAGCCAGAATAACAAAACAGCAAGGTTCCTGGTGGTTTGAACCTTACATGTTAGATTCTTTAATGTGAAGTGATTAAGGCCAGTCCTTCAGGCTTTGGGTGCATCTATAAGAAGAATAGCATGACTCACACATAAGCTCTCtggagttaaaaaaacaaacgagtcactatatataaaacaataattattttttgttcaaatgAGAACAAATAACCACTCCAATTTGTTAAGTACTAACAATTTAATGTAGTAAGTCTACTTCCTGGCGTTTATTTGCATGGAAGGAGAAAACAGGAGAatccagaggaaacccacacacttatgaagaaaaatatatgaaacTTAACACAAACACTAACCAGACTCTGATTGAATGAGTTACCCAGGAGCAGTAAGGTGGCAATCATACTAGCTATACCACTGATCTTTTACATCAGTCTTGTTggcaattttattaaaaatgttacaagtgcaattaaacatttttaaaacttttttattgtgtaatcATCTATGCTTTAATGGGACAGCACAGGACTGTTGCAGACGTTTTGACAGCCGGTGATCACAAGCTAAATGAAACTAATTGTGAAACTGAACGCATAAGGAAATCACACTAAGCTAGCAAGACTTTGAACATCATTTGAGTGATGTTAATaccattgtatttattaaaatgggCTCCTTACACATTGTAATCAATTCAGATATTTTTTGGATGTGTTGGTGGAATTTTTGCATTTCTTGCTGGTAAATTCAGCCATAGTGGGATCCATCTGGTTTGCCAGACTGAGAAGAAATATGATGAAGTAAAGAAATGACTTTGATGCTAAAGATTCTATCAAACCTTAAAAAAGTATTTCGAATTTAAAAAGGGTCCTAAGCTGCTTATCCCCTCTTAAAAGGTTTTGATTCTCAATTTCCCCTTTGTGTCTTTATCTGAAAGGACAGGTTCCTAATTAGAAAAGATCCAATATCTTATTTCCTTCTTCACACCACAATTAATCGAAACTCCCAATTAAAATTTAAGATACAAAGGCACTAAATTAGTACTTATCATGTCAATAAAATCTAAAGTCCTTTAGTGGGACCTTGTAGTATTAAACTCATGCTACTTCTGCATTAACAGAATACATTAACATTGTTCATTATTGCTATGAaccctaatgttttttttttttctgttctttcttcttcttcttctgcagtAGTCACTCTTATCAGCCAGTTCCATCATAGCACACATTTCACAGTGTCAGCATTGGTCTTCAGTCTTCAGTGCATGCAGAGTGTTTAACACTTCATTGTTCTGTGTAACTTATTATGAACAATAATGAGTCCTAAATGCAAAGGGTGCTTGGACCCCTCAGATTGTcattttgattatatattatattgtaatcaCACAGAATTGATACTGACATTCTTAATTATTATCCTAATAATCTACCAAGCAAACATAACAACTGTCAGTTACTGGCAAAATTGCCATCATTATTTACCAAACGGGGTGTTTTATTTCCTGAACGGAAAGTTCGGAAGCTATATGAAAGATTAAACAGCTAATGGGGCTTTTGGCTGGTGTTCTGCCACTGCTAGTGCTAACACAAGTAAGATGTGTTGCATGACTACACTTTCTCAGGCTCAGTTTCCCCA contains the following coding sequences:
- the kcna4 gene encoding potassium voltage-gated channel subfamily A member 1, with amino-acid sequence MEFAMVGADSSGCNPHMPYGYAQARARERERERERHSRAAAAAAAASEPSAAGDGGGGGGGGGGGGGGGGGSCAHPYGQPYPTRTASSTNANHGSGGTASRPSSSSSTQQAQQQYESQQQLLRERKKQRGVARWRRHRAALGGDLRHSELALLGSEEDVMIEEDEEAEGDEEDDDGGSKRSSFIYTMDDEETASLTDRRPQSGYENVYSEYGCCERVVINVSGLKFETQLKTLAQFPDTLLGDPSKRIRYFDPLRNEYFFDRNRPSFDAILYFYQSGGRLKRPANVPFDIFTEEVKFYELGEEAMMKFREDEGFVKEEEKALPEDEFKRQIWLLFEYPESSSPARGIAVVSVLVIVISIVIFCLETLPEFRDDKDFLSPGKNLTHTDNGFTPFNDPFFIVETVCIIWFSFEIIVRFFASPSKASFFKNIMNFIDIVSILPYFITLGTDLAQQQGNGQQAMSFAILRIIRLVRVFRIFKLSRHSKGLQILGHTLRASMRELALLIFFLVIGVVLFSSAVYFAEADEPKSQFTSIPDAFWWAVVTMTTVGYGDMKPITVGGKIVGSLCAIAGVLTIALPVPVIVSNFNYFYHRETDNEDQTPVVEYPPTGCPYFPDFLKKFKGSQSGSSLGDKAAEYMEMEEGVTESLCGLDKQSPSRGNGTDIGRRNSTQSRSIQTDV